From Granulicella sp. WH15, the proteins below share one genomic window:
- a CDS encoding APC family permease, giving the protein MPSEPAPPSQPALTRQVGLGSAISLNMLNMVGIGPFITLPLVVAAMGGPQAFLGWIIGALIGICDGLVWAELGATMPEAGGSYAFLREIYGPQSGGRLASFLYVWQLCFSAPLSIASGCIGLAQYAAYLWPSLHQGPVATGLLSHIAGTKLVAAGTCVLMVILLYRNVRAITRMAWVLWAGMLLTIGIVIFAGLTHFNAHMAFSLPPGAFTLRPAFFEALGAATLITTYDYWGYYNVCFMGGEIKNPGRNIPRAVLISILVIAALYLLMSVSVLGVIPWQELATATSGNSRLAVVAVMLQRTLGTTAGRVLAGLVIWTAFSSVFALLLAFSRVPYVAALDGNFFRIFGRLHSKHNFPHLSLLALGAASTLFCFFDLGHVIAALVTIRIILQFVLQQVGVMVLRKREPNRPRPFRIWLYPLPPLFALTGFFFILFSRPDASRELSYGAVVAISGALIFFIRSRVRREWPFAPKIVQTP; this is encoded by the coding sequence ATGCCCAGCGAACCCGCCCCCCCAAGCCAACCAGCCCTCACCCGCCAGGTCGGTCTCGGCAGCGCCATCTCGCTCAACATGCTCAACATGGTGGGCATCGGCCCCTTCATCACCCTGCCCCTGGTCGTCGCCGCCATGGGTGGCCCCCAGGCCTTCCTCGGCTGGATCATCGGAGCCCTCATCGGCATCTGCGACGGCCTGGTCTGGGCCGAGCTGGGCGCAACCATGCCCGAAGCCGGAGGCTCCTACGCCTTCCTCCGCGAAATCTACGGCCCCCAGAGCGGTGGCCGCCTCGCATCCTTCCTCTACGTCTGGCAACTCTGCTTCAGCGCCCCGCTCTCCATCGCCTCGGGCTGCATCGGACTGGCCCAGTACGCGGCCTACCTCTGGCCCTCCCTCCACCAAGGCCCGGTCGCAACCGGCTTACTCTCCCACATCGCCGGAACCAAGCTCGTAGCCGCCGGAACCTGCGTCCTGATGGTCATCCTGCTCTACCGCAACGTCCGCGCCATCACCCGCATGGCCTGGGTCCTCTGGGCCGGAATGCTCCTCACCATCGGCATCGTCATCTTTGCCGGACTCACCCACTTCAACGCCCACATGGCCTTCTCGCTCCCCCCCGGAGCCTTCACCCTGCGCCCCGCGTTCTTCGAGGCCCTGGGCGCAGCCACCTTGATTACCACCTACGATTACTGGGGCTACTACAACGTCTGCTTCATGGGCGGCGAGATCAAGAACCCCGGCCGCAACATCCCCCGCGCAGTCCTCATCTCCATCCTCGTCATCGCCGCGCTCTACCTGCTCATGAGCGTCAGCGTCCTCGGCGTCATCCCCTGGCAGGAGCTGGCCACCGCGACCTCCGGCAACAGCCGCCTCGCCGTCGTAGCCGTCATGCTGCAACGCACCCTCGGCACCACCGCCGGACGTGTCCTCGCCGGGCTGGTCATCTGGACGGCCTTCTCCTCGGTCTTCGCCCTGCTGCTGGCCTTCTCCCGCGTCCCCTACGTCGCGGCGCTCGACGGCAACTTCTTCCGCATCTTCGGCCGCCTGCACTCCAAGCACAACTTCCCGCACCTGTCTCTGCTGGCGCTGGGCGCGGCCTCCACGCTCTTCTGCTTCTTCGACCTCGGCCACGTCATCGCCGCGCTGGTCACCATCCGCATCATCCTGCAGTTCGTACTGCAACAGGTCGGCGTCATGGTCCTGCGCAAGCGCGAGCCGAACCGGCCACGTCCCTTCCGCATCTGGCTCTACCCCTTGCCTCCGCTCTTCGCGCTGACTGGATTTTTCTTCATCCTCTTCTCGCGCCCCGACGCCTCCCGCGAGCTGAGTTACGGGGCCGTCGTCGCGATCAGCGGAGCACTCATCTTCTTCATCCGGTCCCGCGTCCGGCGCGAGTGGCCATTTGCACCCAAAATAGTGCAAACACCGTAG
- a CDS encoding PD40 domain-containing protein, whose product MGSLVAQSALGIFEGQTDIGSVTPAGTAAYDAAAGTYTIAAAGADLWDASDNFHFVWKKVSGDVALTADVTFPDTAGTHYPRRKAMLMVRQGLDTDSPYVAVTQHGVGATVLQYRRVKGGGTQDIEVSVAAPKRIRLVRRGDAVTMFLSANGEPLHQVGASMKVRLWDSFYVGLGVCSHDAKVTEKAVFSNVKLETSVVYSTLQTMAIDPAFLQAKVVYTTEGRMEAPNWTRDGQSLIFNQNGKMMMVPVKGGEPKVIDVGAAVRCGGSHGLSPDGKELAITCAMLDKPETRVYAVPMSGATPGGTPRMVTEHGSSYWHSWSPDGRTIAFTRPAHGSGDIFVIPAAGGEEKQITSGEKLSDDPDYSPDGKYIYFNSDRSGGMQIWRMKTDGSVPEQITFDEMVNWTPHVSPDGKWMVFQSYPAGTTGHPTNTDIAVRIMSLEDRKVRTLANVVGGTGMMNVPSWAPDSKHLAFMTYLLMLPEETGSIR is encoded by the coding sequence GTGGGATCGTTGGTTGCTCAGAGTGCGTTGGGGATCTTTGAGGGGCAGACGGATATTGGCAGCGTGACTCCAGCGGGTACGGCGGCGTATGACGCGGCGGCTGGGACGTATACGATCGCCGCGGCTGGGGCCGATCTTTGGGACGCGAGCGATAACTTCCACTTTGTCTGGAAGAAGGTTTCGGGAGATGTGGCGCTGACGGCCGATGTCACGTTTCCCGATACGGCGGGGACGCACTATCCGCGGCGCAAGGCGATGCTGATGGTGAGGCAGGGGCTGGATACGGATAGTCCCTATGTGGCCGTGACGCAGCATGGTGTGGGGGCTACGGTGTTGCAGTATCGCCGCGTGAAGGGCGGGGGGACGCAGGATATCGAGGTAAGTGTAGCCGCGCCGAAGCGGATTCGGCTGGTGCGGCGTGGGGATGCGGTGACGATGTTCCTGAGCGCCAATGGCGAGCCGCTGCACCAGGTGGGGGCGTCGATGAAGGTGCGGCTGTGGGACTCGTTTTATGTGGGGCTGGGGGTGTGCTCGCACGATGCGAAGGTGACCGAGAAGGCGGTCTTCTCGAATGTGAAGTTGGAGACCTCGGTGGTCTACAGCACGTTGCAGACGATGGCGATCGATCCGGCGTTTCTTCAAGCCAAGGTGGTCTATACGACCGAGGGGCGGATGGAGGCTCCTAATTGGACCAGGGATGGGCAGTCGCTGATCTTCAATCAGAACGGGAAGATGATGATGGTTCCGGTGAAGGGTGGGGAGCCGAAGGTGATTGATGTTGGGGCGGCGGTGCGGTGTGGAGGGAGTCATGGGTTGTCGCCCGACGGGAAGGAACTGGCGATTACCTGCGCGATGCTGGATAAGCCGGAGACGCGGGTGTATGCGGTGCCGATGAGCGGGGCGACGCCGGGTGGGACGCCGAGGATGGTGACCGAGCATGGATCTTCTTACTGGCATAGCTGGTCGCCGGATGGTAGGACCATTGCGTTTACTCGGCCCGCGCATGGGTCGGGGGATATCTTTGTCATCCCGGCGGCGGGTGGGGAGGAGAAGCAGATTACTTCTGGGGAAAAGCTGAGTGACGATCCGGATTATTCTCCTGACGGGAAGTACATCTACTTCAACTCGGATCGGAGTGGGGGGATGCAGATCTGGCGGATGAAGACGGATGGAAGCGTGCCGGAGCAGATCACCTTCGACGAGATGGTGAACTGGACACCGCATGTCTCGCCCGATGGGAAGTGGATGGTATTTCAGAGCTATCCGGCGGGGACGACGGGGCATCCGACGAATACGGATATTGCGGTGAGGATCATGTCGCTTGAGGACAGGAAGGTGCGGACGCTGGCCAATGTGGTGGGCGGGACGGGCATGATGAATGTGCCGTCGTGGGCTCCCGATAGCAAGCACCTGGCGTTTATGACCTACCTGCTGATGCTGCCGGAGGAGACCGGCAGCATCAGGTAG
- a CDS encoding cysteine dioxygenase — MANVHHPRFMAFLDEFQKLIDAALPDREILTQGTPLLAQLIAQDDWLPSEYAIASPTRYSQYLLHADPQDRFSIVSFVWGPGQQTPIHNHTVWGLIGILRGAEHSQGYAQQPDGSLLPEGDPILLTQGMVDAVSEDTGDLHRVSNALADQPSISIHIYGANIGKLPRSTFQLDGTRHQFISGYSN; from the coding sequence ATGGCCAACGTCCACCACCCTCGCTTCATGGCCTTTCTCGATGAGTTCCAAAAGCTCATCGACGCCGCCCTCCCCGACCGCGAGATCCTCACCCAGGGCACCCCGCTCCTGGCCCAGCTCATCGCCCAGGACGACTGGCTCCCCTCCGAGTACGCCATCGCCAGCCCCACCCGCTACAGCCAGTACCTCCTCCACGCCGACCCGCAGGACCGCTTCTCCATCGTCAGCTTCGTCTGGGGCCCAGGCCAGCAGACCCCCATCCACAACCACACCGTCTGGGGCCTCATCGGCATCCTCCGCGGCGCGGAGCACTCACAGGGCTACGCCCAGCAACCCGATGGTTCACTGCTCCCCGAAGGAGACCCCATCCTGCTCACACAAGGCATGGTCGACGCCGTCTCCGAGGACACCGGCGACCTGCACCGCGTCTCAAATGCCCTTGCAGATCAACCATCCATCAGCATCCACATCTACGGAGCCAACATCGGCAAGCTCCCTCGCTCCACCTTCCAACTCGACGGTACGCGCCACCAGTTCATCTCCGGCTATAGCAACTAA
- a CDS encoding DUF3861 domain-containing protein produces MERTSMNAYRYRITVEALEGEQTSTGLGHPLQFEVQNHDDLFEIAARTKDKQILSPDDSAALIIGLKLFAEVALQNRKHPLFEPILLPIREFIQRLKALGGPNSNS; encoded by the coding sequence ATGGAAAGGACCTCAATGAACGCCTACCGCTATCGCATCACCGTGGAAGCCCTCGAAGGAGAACAGACCAGCACCGGCCTTGGCCACCCGCTCCAGTTCGAGGTACAAAACCACGACGATCTCTTCGAGATTGCAGCCCGCACCAAAGACAAGCAGATCCTCTCGCCCGACGACTCCGCGGCCCTGATCATCGGCCTCAAGCTCTTCGCCGAGGTAGCTTTGCAGAACCGCAAGCACCCCCTCTTCGAGCCGATTCTGCTCCCCATCCGCGAGTTCATCCAACGCCTCAAAGCACTAGGCGGCCCCAACTCCAACTCTTAA
- a CDS encoding PLP-dependent aspartate aminotransferase family protein produces the protein MSVKPHVHPETLAVHAGQPVDPVTGAVVSPIYLATTFERDTDGSFPRGYSYSRSNNPNRQALETCLAALEGADQAIAFSSGLGAAGAVVESLAHGDHVVVTDDVYHGFRKLLEHRKSRGLLDVTLVDPSDISNIEAAIRPDTKLLWLETPSNPLLRITDLEAVAKLARSRGIFTVCDSTLCSPILQKPLAYGIDIVMHSTTKYIAGHSDVTGGVLLCNGSNPLFEEARIAQQYGVGGGIPSPFDCWLTLRGVATLPLRMRAQSASALEVARFLEEQPQVEKVYYPGLPQHPQHEIAARQMKMFGGVLSFQLRGSEAEALAFTGRTKLFTRATSLGGTHSLIEHRASIEGAGTKTPDNLLRLSIGLENSLDLIEDLRGALQD, from the coding sequence ATGAGCGTTAAGCCCCACGTCCACCCCGAGACCCTAGCAGTCCACGCAGGCCAGCCCGTCGATCCGGTTACCGGCGCGGTGGTCTCGCCGATCTATCTTGCGACCACCTTCGAGCGCGATACCGATGGCAGTTTCCCGCGCGGCTACAGCTACTCGCGCAGCAATAACCCCAATAGACAGGCGCTCGAAACCTGCCTCGCAGCCCTCGAGGGCGCGGACCAGGCCATCGCGTTTTCTTCAGGATTAGGCGCGGCTGGCGCGGTGGTCGAGTCGCTCGCGCACGGCGATCACGTCGTCGTCACTGACGATGTCTACCACGGCTTTCGCAAGCTGCTCGAACACCGCAAATCCCGCGGATTGCTGGATGTAACCCTCGTCGATCCCAGCGATATCAGCAACATCGAAGCGGCGATTCGTCCTGATACAAAGCTCCTCTGGCTGGAGACGCCGTCGAATCCCCTGCTCCGTATTACGGACCTCGAAGCCGTTGCGAAACTGGCGCGTAGCCGGGGGATTTTTACGGTTTGCGATAGCACGCTCTGCTCGCCGATTCTGCAAAAACCGCTGGCTTACGGCATTGATATCGTGATGCACTCCACGACCAAGTACATCGCAGGACATAGCGATGTGACTGGCGGTGTGCTGCTTTGTAATGGCTCGAACCCGCTCTTTGAAGAGGCGCGTATTGCGCAGCAGTATGGGGTTGGCGGGGGGATTCCTTCGCCTTTCGACTGCTGGTTGACCCTGCGTGGTGTGGCTACGCTGCCTCTGCGGATGCGTGCGCAGTCCGCGTCGGCGCTGGAGGTTGCTCGGTTTCTAGAAGAGCAGCCGCAGGTGGAGAAGGTTTATTATCCGGGGCTGCCGCAGCATCCTCAGCATGAGATTGCCGCTCGGCAGATGAAGATGTTTGGCGGGGTGCTTTCGTTCCAGTTGCGTGGATCAGAGGCGGAGGCGCTTGCTTTTACCGGGCGGACGAAGCTCTTTACACGGGCTACGAGTCTTGGTGGGACGCATAGTTTGATCGAGCATCGGGCTTCGATTGAAGGGGCCGGGACGAAGACACCGGATAATCTTTTGCGGCTCTCGATTGGGCTGGAGAATTCGCTCGATTTGATTGAGGATCTGCGGGGGGCTTTGCAGGATTGA
- the htpG gene encoding molecular chaperone HtpG, with protein MSKREFQTEVSQLLQLIIHSLYSHPEIFLRELISNSSDALDKLRHLTLTDEAFKSIAFEPRIDLELDEENHTLTISDTGIGMDEEDLVSHLGTIARSGTKNFLTLLSGDAKKDSNLIGQFGVGFYSAFMVADRVEVTSRKAGTDQAFRWISDGKTGFEIEPAERATVGTTILLHLNEEGKEYANSWRLQEIVKKYSNHIAFPIFLTYDKSQWNEEEKKSDKIRTTEQVNVASALWRRSKSELKDEDYKELYKSISGDWQDPLFWFHTKAEGSLEYTTLFYIPAKAPLDLYQAEYKVGVKLYVKRVFIMDDAKELLPPYLRFVRGIIDSEDLPLNVSREILQQNRVLTSIRTASVKKILSELKNIATNQPEEYLKFITEYNRPLKEGIYGDYANRETLLDLVRFKSTKAEGLTSLADVKSRMKEGQKSLYYITGGSESLLRTSPLLEIYKKKGIEVLILDDEIDEIVFSGVEKYGDLDLKAVNKTSTSEDLKDESEPDKAENLKPLLDKLKATLGDRVKDVRASVRLADSPSCIVSDEEEPSLKMQQMMRAMGQKDIPALKPTLEINPDHEIVKKLLARPDDALAEDAAWLLFDQALLMEGVPLQDPANFVQRLNRILNISI; from the coding sequence ATGTCGAAACGTGAATTTCAGACCGAAGTCAGCCAGTTACTGCAACTCATCATTCACTCCCTCTACTCGCACCCCGAGATATTCCTCCGCGAGCTGATCTCCAACTCCTCCGACGCGCTCGACAAGCTCCGCCACCTCACCCTCACCGACGAGGCCTTCAAGAGCATCGCCTTCGAGCCGCGCATCGACCTCGAGCTGGACGAGGAGAACCACACCCTCACCATCAGCGACACCGGCATCGGCATGGACGAGGAGGACCTGGTCTCACACCTCGGCACCATCGCCCGCTCCGGCACGAAAAACTTCCTCACCCTCCTCTCCGGCGACGCCAAGAAGGACTCCAACCTCATCGGCCAGTTCGGCGTCGGCTTCTACAGCGCCTTCATGGTCGCCGACCGCGTCGAGGTCACCTCGCGCAAGGCTGGCACCGACCAGGCCTTCCGCTGGATCAGCGACGGCAAGACCGGCTTCGAGATCGAACCGGCCGAGCGCGCCACCGTCGGCACGACGATCCTGTTGCACCTCAACGAAGAGGGCAAGGAGTACGCCAATAGCTGGCGCCTGCAGGAGATCGTCAAGAAGTACTCCAACCACATTGCCTTCCCCATCTTCCTCACCTACGACAAGAGCCAGTGGAACGAGGAAGAGAAGAAGTCCGACAAGATCCGCACCACCGAGCAGGTCAACGTAGCCAGCGCCCTCTGGCGTCGCTCCAAGAGCGAGCTGAAGGACGAGGACTACAAGGAGCTTTACAAGTCCATCTCCGGCGACTGGCAGGACCCTCTCTTCTGGTTCCACACCAAGGCCGAGGGCTCGCTTGAGTACACCACTCTCTTCTACATTCCGGCCAAGGCCCCGCTCGACCTCTACCAGGCTGAGTACAAGGTAGGCGTCAAGCTCTACGTCAAGCGCGTCTTCATCATGGACGACGCCAAAGAGCTTCTGCCCCCATACCTGCGTTTCGTGCGCGGCATCATCGACAGCGAAGACCTCCCGCTCAACGTCAGCCGCGAGATCCTGCAACAGAACCGCGTGCTCACCAGCATCCGCACCGCCAGCGTCAAGAAGATCCTCTCCGAACTGAAGAACATCGCAACCAACCAGCCCGAGGAGTATCTGAAGTTCATCACCGAGTACAACCGTCCGCTCAAGGAGGGCATCTACGGCGACTACGCCAACCGCGAGACGCTGCTCGATCTGGTCCGCTTCAAGTCCACCAAGGCCGAAGGGCTTACCAGCCTTGCCGATGTGAAGTCCCGCATGAAGGAGGGCCAGAAGAGCCTCTACTACATCACCGGCGGCTCCGAGTCTCTGTTGCGCACCTCGCCTCTGCTCGAGATCTACAAGAAGAAGGGCATCGAGGTTCTCATCCTCGACGATGAGATCGACGAGATCGTCTTCTCGGGCGTGGAGAAGTACGGCGACCTCGACCTGAAGGCGGTCAACAAGACCTCAACCAGCGAAGACCTGAAGGACGAGTCGGAGCCGGACAAGGCCGAGAACCTGAAGCCGTTGCTCGACAAGCTGAAGGCCACGCTGGGCGACCGCGTAAAAGATGTCCGCGCCTCGGTGCGCCTGGCCGACAGCCCCTCCTGCATCGTCTCTGACGAAGAAGAGCCGTCGCTGAAGATGCAGCAGATGATGCGCGCGATGGGCCAGAAGGACATCCCCGCGCTGAAGCCCACGCTGGAGATCAACCCTGACCACGAGATCGTCAAGAAGCTGCTCGCCCGTCCCGACGATGCCCTGGCCGAGGATGCCGCATGGCTTCTCTTCGATCAGGCACTGCTCATGGAAGGCGTCCCACTCCAAGACCCCGCCAACTTTGTGCAGCGCCTCAACCGCATCCTGAACATCTCGATTTAG